GCCCTGATGGCCGGCGGGGACCGCCGGGGCGCCGAGGTGGAGCGGGCCTGCGTGGACCTGGTGGAGGCCGAACTCCTGCACGGCCGCGAGGGCGAGGACTTCGACGCGGTGGTCGTCGACGTCGACGAGCGCAGGCCGGGCACCGGCACCGTCCAGCTGCGCGAGCCGGCCGTCCGGGCCAGGTGCGACGGGGACGGCCGGGAGCGGCTGCCGCTGGGCGAGCTGATCCGGGTCCGGCTGACCGTGGCGGACCCCGCCACCCGTACGGTCCGCTTCGCCCCCGCGTAGCGCCGCGGCGGGTGCGATGATCGGCGGGTGGTCGAACTCACCGCCCCGCCGGGCCGCCGCCGCAGGCAGCTGATCCTCGGGATCTGCTGCCTCAGCCTGTTCATCGTCGGTCTGGACAACACCGTGGTGAACATCGCGCTCCCGGTGATCCAGAAGGACCTGGACGCTCCTGCCTCCGGGCTGCAATGGATCATCGACGCGTACACCCTGGTGCTCGCCGCCCTGCTGATGCTGTTCGGCTCGGTCGCCGACCGCTTCGGCCGCCGCCGGGTCTTCCAGACCGGCCTGGTGCTCTTCGTGCTCGGCTCGCTGTTCTGCAGCCTCGCGCCGAGCCTGGAATGGCTGATCGGGTTCCGGGCTCTGCAGGCCGTCGGCGGGGCGATGCTCAACCCGGTGGCCATGTCGATCATCACCAACACCTTCACCGACCCCCGTGAGCGGGCCCGGGCCATCGGCATCTGGGGCGGCGTGGTCGGCATCAGCATGGCGCTCGGCCCGCTGCTCGGCGGCTTCCTGGTCGCCAGCGCCGGCTGGCCCTCGATCTTCCTGATCAACGTCCCGGTCGGGCTGATCGCCTGCCTGCTGACCGCCCGCTACGTCCCCGAGTCGCGCGCCCCCAAGCCGCGCCGGCTGGACCCGGTCGGACAGCTGCTGATGATCGTCCTGCTCGGCTCGGGCACCGCCGCCATCATCGAGGGCCCCGAGCACGGCTGGACGTCGCCGCTCATCCTGACCCTCGCGGCCGTCGCCCTGGTCGCCCTGGTTGCCTTCCCGCTCTGGGAGCGGCAGGTCCCGGAGCCGCTGGTCGACCTGCGCTTCTTCCGCAGCGTGCCGTTCACCGGCGCCACCGTCACCGCCGTCTGCGCCTTCGCCGCACTCGGCGGATTCCTCTTCCTCAACACCCTCTACCTGCAGGACGTCCGGCACTACAGCCCGGTCGAGGCCGGCCTCTGGACGCTGCCGATGGCCGGCATGATGCTGGTCTGCGCCCCGCTCTCCGGGCGGATCGTCGGCAACCGAGGCCCGCGCGGTCCGCTGGTCGCCGCCGGGCTCGGCCTCGCCGCCAGCGGCCTCCTGCTGACCCGGCTCACCGCCGACGCCCCCGCCGCACTGCTGCTCGCCGCCTACGCGCTGTTCGGCTTCGGCTTCGGCATGGTCAACGCGCCGATCACCAACGCCGCCGTCTCCGGCATGCCGCGCGCCCAGGCGGGCGTCGCCGCCGCGGTCGCCTCCACCAGCCGTCAGGTCGGCCAGTCCCTCGGGGTCGCCGTCATCGGCACCGTCGTCACCTCGGCCGTCGTCGGCCCGGTGGCCACCGGCTTCGCCGCCGCCAGCCACGCCGGCTGGTGGATCGTCATCGGCCTCGGCGTCGCCATCCTGCTGCTCGGCCTCGTCACCACCACTGCCTGGGCCGGCCGCACCGCCGCCGAGGTCGCCGCCGGCTTCGGCCCCGAACGCCTCCCCGGACGCATCCCCGACCCGGCCGGAGTAGGGGACGCGCCGCCCGAGCGGCTACGATGACCACTACGGCGGACGAGCCGGCCGGGCGGTCGCGTCGGGTCCCTTCTGGGGGCCCGCCGAGGAACGTCCGGGCTCCACAGAGCAGGGTGGTGGGTAACGCCCACCCGGGGTGACCCGCGGGACAGTGCCACAGAAAACAGACCGCCGGCGGCCTCGGCCACCGGTAAGGGTGAAACGGTGGTGTAAGAGACCACCAGCGACCGAGGTGACTCGGCCGGCTAGGTAAACCCCACTCGGAGCAAGGTCAAGATCGGTGCCTCCGGGCACCGTGCGCGAGTGTTCGAGGGCTGCTCGCCCGAGCTCGCGGGTAGACCGCACGAGGCTGTCGGCAACGGCAGCCCTAGATGGATGACCGCCTCCCCGGGCCGCGCAAGCACCCCGGGAGACAAAACCCGGCGTACAGGCCGACTCGTCCGCCCTCTCGGTGTTCGCACCGAGGGGGCTTCTTCATGCCTGTGACCTGGCAAGATCCAGTGAGACAGATTGAGAAGTACTGTCTCCGCCTTGAGATGGATGGATCTCTACGGGCGCCCTACGGCGGCTGCCACCCCATGAGCACCCTACGGCGGAGCGGCACTTTCGGCGCCTACCGGCAGCCTGCCGCAGGGGTCCCGGGCAGGTAGGGCCAGCCGTACCGGACGGCAGCCTGCTCCCGCTCCATCAGCAGGACGCAGGTCGCGCAGGCGCGGACGCCCCGGTGGGGGAGTCGACCGACCTCGGCCGTCTCCACCCGACCGGCTGTCCGCCCACCACTGTCCCACCGCGGCACCGCACCCCACCGAACGGGCACCCGGCCGTGCGCGCTGTTTCGCCACGGGGACCGAGGTGGCGCGGCGGGCCGTCGAAGCGGGCCGGCGGAGTCCGCACGGATCGTCAGTGCGCCGCCCGCTATACCGGTGACACCGCGGCCTCGCCCTTCTTGCCTGCCGCTATGGGGGCATGGTGCCGCCGTCGAAGCTCATCGCGTTCAATGTCGGGGATCGTCATCGACTCGGCGAGCACGGCGGCGAGTGCGTCCACGTGAGTGGTGTCGATGTCGGCGTGGAAGAGCCAACGGATGTTCTCGTCGCGCGTGATGAGGTCGATCGCCGAGCGGCCGCCACCGTCCCGTGCGGTCGCTGCGCGGACGTATCGCACTCGGTCGATCGGGATGTCCTGACGGATCTCGCCCTGCCCGAGGAATGCGTTCGCCTTGGCGGTGATGATGCGGCGATCCGTGACAGCGACCAGGGCCGTTGCCGCGGTCTTGTCCATCGCGGCCGCCAACTTCTCCTTCGCTCCACCGAGGATCGCCGAGATCGGACCGAGGGTGTCGAGCTGGTCGGGGAAGGCGAGGACCGTCAGGGTCTCACCGCCATCGAGGAACCAACGCAGGATGCGAAGGTACGGCTCAAGATCCAGCGATTCCGGTGCGCAGACGACGCCCGGGGCCTCCAGCGGAGGAGCCGGCGGACGGAGGGCATCGGCAAGAGGCACGATCGCCT
The sequence above is a segment of the Kitasatospora sp. NBC_00240 genome. Coding sequences within it:
- a CDS encoding MFS transporter — its product is MVELTAPPGRRRRQLILGICCLSLFIVGLDNTVVNIALPVIQKDLDAPASGLQWIIDAYTLVLAALLMLFGSVADRFGRRRVFQTGLVLFVLGSLFCSLAPSLEWLIGFRALQAVGGAMLNPVAMSIITNTFTDPRERARAIGIWGGVVGISMALGPLLGGFLVASAGWPSIFLINVPVGLIACLLTARYVPESRAPKPRRLDPVGQLLMIVLLGSGTAAIIEGPEHGWTSPLILTLAAVALVALVAFPLWERQVPEPLVDLRFFRSVPFTGATVTAVCAFAALGGFLFLNTLYLQDVRHYSPVEAGLWTLPMAGMMLVCAPLSGRIVGNRGPRGPLVAAGLGLAASGLLLTRLTADAPAALLLAAYALFGFGFGMVNAPITNAAVSGMPRAQAGVAAAVASTSRQVGQSLGVAVIGTVVTSAVVGPVATGFAAASHAGWWIVIGLGVAILLLGLVTTTAWAGRTAAEVAAGFGPERLPGRIPDPAGVGDAPPERLR